In the genome of Hippocampus zosterae strain Florida unplaced genomic scaffold, ASM2543408v3 HiC_scaffold_352, whole genome shotgun sequence, one region contains:
- the LOC127594998 gene encoding ubiquinone biosynthesis O-methyltransferase-like produces MGLEIERRRLSIFEELSGYEKSTVKPGGLLIKQTTVRGVRRMTTIDPKDHANFDRLAGWWAPNSSMALLYEYNYLRVQFIRDRLGPRLQNCSVLDVGCGAGMLAESLARLGSRQVTGVDSSLTSIEQARAHCPSDLKISYHHGELSSVSESFDVITAMEVIEHVSSRTLFLEQVRQRLKPGGLLFMSTIEPTLCAFASTILAAEYVLGVVPKGTHQLSKYVAQQTLAQEWGTAGI; encoded by the exons ATGGGCCTCGAGATCGAGAGGCGAAGGCTGAGCATCTTTGAGGAGCTGTCCGGCTACGAGAAGTCAACGGTGAAGCCAGGCGGGCTGCTCATCAAGCAGACCACAGTCAG AGGGGTCAGACGTATGACCACCATAGACCCCAAAGACCATGCCAACTTCGACCGCCTGGCAGGCTGGTGGGCCCCCAACTCTTCCATGGCCCTGCTCTACGAGTACAACTACCTGCGCGTCCAGTTCATCCGGGACCGTCTCGGGCCCCGCCTGCAGAACTGCTCGGTGCTGGACGTGGGGTGTGGGGCCGGCATGCTGGCCGAGAGCCTTGCCCGGCTGGGGTCTCGGCAGGTCACTGGAGTGGACAGCAGCTTGACTTCAATTGAGCAGGCAAGGGCCCACTGCCCCTCTGATCTCAAAATCTCATACCACCACGGAGAACTGTCCTCTGTGAGTGAGAGCTTCGATGTGATCACTGCCATGGAAGTCATCGAGCATGTCTCGAGCAGGACACTATTCCTCGAGCAGGTCAGACAGAGACTGAAGCCTGGCGGACTCCTGTTCATGTCGACCATCGAGCCGACTCTCTGCGCCTTCGCGAGCACCATCCTGGCGGCCGAGTACGTGCTGGGAGTGGTGCCGAAAGGGACCCACCAGCTGAGCAAGTACGTGGCCCAGCAGACCCTGGCGCAGGAGTGGGGGACTGCGGGGATCTAG